From Gopherus flavomarginatus isolate rGopFla2 chromosome 16, rGopFla2.mat.asm, whole genome shotgun sequence, a single genomic window includes:
- the CSAD gene encoding cysteine sulfinic acid decarboxylase isoform X1 — protein MAEDPLSHPALDKEAGEEFLREAFQIILEEAVRKGTDITEKVCDWRKPQDLQKILDLELRSSGEPQERVLEHCRDVIRYSVKTCHPRFFNQLFSGLDPHALVGRMITETLNTSQYTYEIAPVFVLMEEVVLKKLRELIGWGSGDGIFCPGGSLSNIYAMNVARYQRFPDSKQTGIWALPRLAVFTSQECHYSVQKGAAFLGIGTDNIYLVGVDERGKMIPADLEKQINKAKSEGACPFFVNATCGTTVLGAFDPLADVADVCERHGAWFHVDAAWGGSALLSRRHRHLLRGIERADSVAWNPHKMLMTGLQCSAFLLRDSSGLLQRCHGANATYLFQTDKFYDVAYDTGDKTIQCGRKVDCLKLWLMWKANGTEGLEKRVDRAFEFTRYLAEEIKKREGFQLVIEPEFINLCFWFVPHSLRGKEGCADYWERLGKVAPAIKERMMKKGSMMVGYQPLGSKVNFFRQVVTNPVVTKQDLDFFLDEIERLGTDL, from the exons ATGGCAGAAGACCCCCTGTCCCACCCCGCCCTGGATAAGGAAGCCGGCGAAGAGTTCCTGCGGGAAGCTTTCCAGATTATCCTGGAGGAAGCCgtcaggaaagggacagatatcACAGAAAAG GTCTGTGACTGGAGGAAGCCCCAAGACCTGCAGAAAATCCTGGACctggagctgaggagcagtggggagcCACAGGAGAGGGTGCTGGAGCACTGCCGGGACGTCATCCGCTACAGTGTGAAAACAT gtcATCCTCGTTTCTTTAACCAGCTGTTTTCGGGGCTGGATCCCCATGCCCTGGTGGGACGGATGATCACAGAGACGCTCAACACCAGCCA GTACACCTACGAGATCGCCCCGGTGTTTGTGCTGATGGAGGAGGTCGTGCTGAAGAAGCTGCGGGAGCTGATTGGCTGGGGGAGTGGAGACGGGATATTTTGTCCAG GAGGCTCCCTCTCCAATATATACGCCATGAACGTGGCACGGTATCAGCGCTTCCCGGACAGCAAGCAGACGGGCATCTGGGCACTGCCGAGGCTGGCGGTGTTCACATCGCAAGAG TGCCACTACTCTGTCCAGaagggggcagctttcctgggcaTTGGTACAGACAACATCTACCTGGTCGGAGTGGATGAGAG GGGGAAAATGATCCCTGCAGACCTGGAGAAACAGATCAACAAGGCAAAATCTGAG GGCGCGTGTCCTTTCTTTGTCAACGCCACCTGTGGCACCACTGTCCTGGGAGCCTTCGACCCGCTGGCGGACGTGGCAGATGTGTGCGAGCGCCACGGGGCCTGGTTTCACGTGGAT GCCGCCTGGGGTGGGAGTGCCCTGCTCTCTAGAAGACACAGACATCTCCTGCGTGGGATAGAGAG GGCGGATTCGGTGGCTTGGAACCCCCACAAGATGCTGATGACGGGTTTGCAGTGCTCTGCCTTCCTGCTTCGAGATAGCTCC GGCCTGCTGCAGCGGTGCCACGGCGCCAACGCCACCTACCTCTTCCAGACCGACAAGTTCTACGACGTGGCCTACGACACGGGAGACAAGACCATCCAGTGTGGCCGCAAGGTGGACTGCCTCAAGCTGTGGCTGATGTGGAAGGCCAATGGGACCGAGGGGCTGGAGAAGCGAGTGGACAGGGCCTTTGAGTTCACtag GTACCTGGCTGAGGAGATCAAGAAAAGGGAAGGTTTCCAGCTGGTGATAGAG CCTGAGTTCATCAATCTGTGTTTCTGGTTTGTGCCACACAGCCTCCGGGGCAAGGAGGGCTGTGCCGATTACTGGGAGAGACTGGGAAAG GTGGCTCCAGCTATCAAGGAGCGGATGATGAAGAAAGGGTCCATGATGGTGGGCTACCAACCCCTTGGCAGCAAGGTCAACTTCTTCCGCCAGGTTGTCACAAATCCCGTGGTCACCAAGCAGGACTTGGACTTCTTCCTGGATGAAATTGAGAGACTGGGCACAGATTTGTAG
- the LOC127035598 gene encoding uncharacterized protein LOC127035598, producing MAMREQLLRILDDLTKEELEKFKFYLPHGGTAPHIGRGKLDGATGTQVAELLMQTYPQEALDITHQVLHKIPRLDLVRGSQLKTGGQTGNSSNDENHSEAANSGVGAREPQAHGKQSLVSEQQLMKLAGKMGKTWRQIGIEFLGLENHFLEQIEENNPGNTKLRAFKMLLEWRKRAKQDATAVHLCSILSQNEVPLQPEALDCLQGTGRV from the exons ATGGCGatgagagagcagctgctgcgAATCCTGGATGATCTGACCAAGGAGGAGTTGGAGAAGTTCAAGTTTTACCTGCCCCATGGGGGCACGGCTCCCCACATAGGCCGTGGGAAGCTGGACGGCGCCACCGGCACCCAGGTGGCTGAGCTGCTGATGCAGACGTACCCCCAGGAAGCACTAGACATCACCCACCAGGTGCTGCACAAGATCCCAAGGCTGGACCTGGTCCGGGGCAGCCAGCTCAAGACAGGAGGACAAACTGGGAACAGCAGCAACGATGAAAATCACAGTGAGGCTGCAAATAGCGGCGTCGGGGCAAGGGAGCCGCAGGCCCACG ggaagcagagtctggtttcagagcagcagctgatgaagctggcagggaaaatgggcaaGACCTGGAGGCAGATCGGCATCGAGTTCCTGGGCCTGGAGAATCATTTTCTGGAGCAGATCGAGGAGAACAATCCTGGCAACACCAAACTGCGAGCTTTCAAGATGCTCTTGGAGTGGAGGAAACGAGCGAAGCAGGACGCCACTGCTGTCCACCTTTGCTCCATTCTCTCCCAGAACGAGGTGCCCCTCCAGCCTGAGGCCCTCGACTGCCTCCAGGGCACAGGCAGGGTCTAA
- the CSAD gene encoding cysteine sulfinic acid decarboxylase isoform X2 produces MNVARYQRFPDSKQTGIWALPRLAVFTSQECHYSVQKGAAFLGIGTDNIYLVGVDERGKMIPADLEKQINKAKSEGACPFFVNATCGTTVLGAFDPLADVADVCERHGAWFHVDAAWGGSALLSRRHRHLLRGIERADSVAWNPHKMLMTGLQCSAFLLRDSSGLLQRCHGANATYLFQTDKFYDVAYDTGDKTIQCGRKVDCLKLWLMWKANGTEGLEKRVDRAFEFTRYLAEEIKKREGFQLVIEPEFINLCFWFVPHSLRGKEGCADYWERLGKVAPAIKERMMKKGSMMVGYQPLGSKVNFFRQVVTNPVVTKQDLDFFLDEIERLGTDL; encoded by the exons ATGAACGTGGCACGGTATCAGCGCTTCCCGGACAGCAAGCAGACGGGCATCTGGGCACTGCCGAGGCTGGCGGTGTTCACATCGCAAGAG TGCCACTACTCTGTCCAGaagggggcagctttcctgggcaTTGGTACAGACAACATCTACCTGGTCGGAGTGGATGAGAG GGGGAAAATGATCCCTGCAGACCTGGAGAAACAGATCAACAAGGCAAAATCTGAG GGCGCGTGTCCTTTCTTTGTCAACGCCACCTGTGGCACCACTGTCCTGGGAGCCTTCGACCCGCTGGCGGACGTGGCAGATGTGTGCGAGCGCCACGGGGCCTGGTTTCACGTGGAT GCCGCCTGGGGTGGGAGTGCCCTGCTCTCTAGAAGACACAGACATCTCCTGCGTGGGATAGAGAG GGCGGATTCGGTGGCTTGGAACCCCCACAAGATGCTGATGACGGGTTTGCAGTGCTCTGCCTTCCTGCTTCGAGATAGCTCC GGCCTGCTGCAGCGGTGCCACGGCGCCAACGCCACCTACCTCTTCCAGACCGACAAGTTCTACGACGTGGCCTACGACACGGGAGACAAGACCATCCAGTGTGGCCGCAAGGTGGACTGCCTCAAGCTGTGGCTGATGTGGAAGGCCAATGGGACCGAGGGGCTGGAGAAGCGAGTGGACAGGGCCTTTGAGTTCACtag GTACCTGGCTGAGGAGATCAAGAAAAGGGAAGGTTTCCAGCTGGTGATAGAG CCTGAGTTCATCAATCTGTGTTTCTGGTTTGTGCCACACAGCCTCCGGGGCAAGGAGGGCTGTGCCGATTACTGGGAGAGACTGGGAAAG GTGGCTCCAGCTATCAAGGAGCGGATGATGAAGAAAGGGTCCATGATGGTGGGCTACCAACCCCTTGGCAGCAAGGTCAACTTCTTCCGCCAGGTTGTCACAAATCCCGTGGTCACCAAGCAGGACTTGGACTTCTTCCTGGATGAAATTGAGAGACTGGGCACAGATTTGTAG